A single region of the Vallitalea longa genome encodes:
- a CDS encoding zinc ribbon domain-containing protein — protein sequence MKLSERVYTCECGNSIDRDLNASINIKNQGKLLLQY from the coding sequence TTGAAACTATCAGAAAGAGTATATACTTGTGAGTGTGGCAATTCAATAGATAGAGACCTAAATGCAAGTATAAACATTAAAAATCAAGGTAAATTGTTGTTGCAATATTAA